One Misgurnus anguillicaudatus chromosome 20, ASM2758022v2, whole genome shotgun sequence DNA segment encodes these proteins:
- the LOC129455700 gene encoding apolipoprotein L2, with protein MDTRDKLQELLSEYVVDTLGYIQTVRDFCDRVDKWILQRETELDTIRDIKDQADKISLKFDHVKSSENKVKGFGEYLWNGLTQVTADSRRQTLEKTLGAVLKDTFEGLEKLEHFLDAVEKLAVTSLFVFTEQSFLPMGESPACVRSVITAARMASSLLIHFKRNNETFFLPILNNVEVLAFQLDKYINITQQLCMKMEKKSKSVLWSGDIHGCRKADHLVKFNLNILETSMQKLLDHLTQLSIIRMDSHTKLAFLFKENALKFIGLFSQRHSRMEQFLSDLEESAVQLDRMKFGANISTVAGSSVGLAGGVLSIVGLALAPVTAGVSLALTLTGVGLGVTSGVNSLVTGITETAVNIHHGKNAQNIFQMYVDDVEKIQGCLEQAIEEGVEGPDVVDITTAITAGKLIVRVGGVGKSIDAIVDTASAIKVLKSEEIVATATRIGLQEAQNTRSIPKLAADLPDIGQLAKGTPLALSKGARAGFITLNALFIGLDAIFICSNSISLAKGSKNETSKLIRSRAALWKSELEAWQKINDSLCIGIWRLRKSLKVLEQPFIL; from the exons ggatAAACTACAGGAGTTACTGTCTGAGTATGTTGTGGACACCCTCGGCTACATTCAGACAGTCAGAGACTTCTGTGACAGAGTGGACAAATGGATCCTTCAGAGAGAGACGGAGCTGGACACGATAAGAGATATTAAAGATCAGGCAGACAAAATCAGTCTTAAGTTTGACCATGTTAAGAGCTCAGAGAATAAAGTCAAGGGTTTTGGCGAGTACCTGTGGAATGGTTTGACTCAGGTGACAGCTGACTCCAGACGTCAAACACTGGAGAAGACGCTGGGTGCTGTCCTGAAGGACACTTTTGAGGGGCTGGAGAAACTTGAGCACTTCCTGGATGCAGTAGAGAAACTAGCTGTTACCTCGCTATTTGTTTTCACTGAACAAAGTTTCCTGCCAATGGGCGAGAGTCCTGCATGTGTGCGATCGGTCATCACAGCTGCAAGAATGGCCTCTTCTCTACTTATTCACTTTAAACGAaataatgaaacattttttcttCCCATTCTCAATAATGTAGAGGTCTTGGCCTTTCAGCTAGacaaatacataaacattaCACAACAGCTTTGTATGAAAATGGAGAAAAA gtCTAAGAGTGTATTATGGTCTGGAGACATACATGG TTGTAGGAAGGCTGATCATTTAGTCAAGTTTAATTTGAACATACTTGAGACCTCTATGCAAAAACTGCTTGATCATTTGACCCAGTTGAGCATAATAAG GATGGACAGTCACACCAAGTTGGCATTTCTTTTTaaggaaaatgctttgaaatttatTGGTTTGTTCAGTCAGCGTCACTCTAGGATGGAGCAGTTCCTGTCAGATTTGGAGGAAAGTGCAGTTCAGCTGGACAGGATGAAATTTGGGGCCAATATCTCCACTGTAGCTGGTAGTTCAGTGGGGTTAGCAGGTGGCGTCTTGTCCATTGTCGGCCTCGCTCTTGCTCCTGTCACTGCAGGAGTGTCTTTAGCTCTCACTTTGACAGGAGTCGGTCTGGGGGTGACCAGCGGAGTCAATAGCTTGGTCACGGGTATCACTGAAACAGCAGTCAACATTCACCATGGTAAAAATGCACAAAACATTTTCCAGATGTACGTGGATGATGTGGAAAAGATTCAAGGTTGCTTGGAGCAGGCAATAGAGGAGGGTGTAGAAGGGCCTGATGTGGTGGATATTACAACAGCGATCACAGCTGGGAAGTTGATAGTCCGTGTTGGAGGAGTAGGCAAAAGTATTGATGCCATTGTGGACACAGCGTCAGCTATTAAAGTCCTTAAAAGTGAGGAGATAGTTGCCACTGCAACCAGGATagggctgcaggaggcacaaaatACCCGTAGCATTCCCAAACTGGCTGCAGACCTGCCTGACATTGGGCAGCTGGCAAAAGGGACACCACTAGCACTCTCGAAAGGAGCTAGAGCTGGATTCATCACTTTAAATGCCCTGTTTATTGGCTTGGATGCCATTTTCATTTGCAGTAACAGTATAAGTCTGGCAAAAGGGAGCAAGAATGAAACATCTAAGCTCATCCGCTCCAGAGCAGCTCTGTGGAAATCTGAGCTTGAGGCCTGGCAGAAAATTAATGATTCCTTATGCATAGGAATATGGAGGTTAAGGAAGAGCCTGAAAGTGTTGGAGCAACCCTTTATTCTTTAG
- the rbbp4 gene encoding histone-binding protein RBBP4, producing MADKEAAFDDAVEERVINEEYKIWKKNTPFLYDLVMTHALEWPSLTAQWLPDVTRPEGKDFSVHRLVLGTHTSDEQNHLVIASVQLPNDDAQFDASHYDSEKGEFGGFGSVSGKIEIEIKINHEGEVNRARYMPQNPCIIATKTPTSDVLVFDYTKHPSKPDPSGECTPDLRLRGHQKEGYGLSWNPNLSGCLLSASDDHTICLWDISTVPKEGKIVDAKTIFTGHTAVVEDVSWHLLHESLFGSVADDQKLMIWDTRSNNTSKPSHAVDAHTAEVNCLSFNPYSEFILATGSADKTVALWDLRNLKLKLHSFESHKDEIFQVQWSPHNETILASSGTDRRLNVWDLSKIGEEQSPEDAEDGPPELLFIHGGHTAKISDFSWNPNEPWVICSVSEDNIMQVWQMAENIYNDEDPEGAADTEVQG from the exons ATGGCTGACAAAGAAG CTGCATTTGATGACGCGGTGGAGGAGAGGGTGATCAATGAAGAATACAAAATATGGAAGAAAAACACTCCGTTTCTATATGATCTGGTGATGACCCACGCTTTGGAGTGGCCCAGTCTTACTGCTCAGTGGTTGCCAGATGTCACCAGAC CTGAAGGAAAGGATTTTAGTGTGCATCGTCTTGTTCTCGGCACACATACCTCAGATGAGCAGAACCACCTGGTTATTGCCAGCGTTCAGCTGCCCAATGATGATGCCCAATTTGATGCCTCACATTATGACAGTGAAAAAGGAG aatttggTGGTTTTGGCTCAGTGAGTGGCAAAATAGAGATTGAGATTAAGATTAATCACGAGGGAGAGGTGAACCGGGCTCGCTACATGCCACAGAACCCCTGCATTATTGCCACCAAAACCCCAACTAGTGATGTGCTGGTCTTTGACTACACAAAGCACCCCTCTAAACCAG ACCCCTCTGGAGAATGCACCCCTGACTTGCGTTTAAGAGGGCATCAGAAAGAGGGTTACGGCCTATCCTGGAACCCCAACTTGAGCGGTTGCTTGCTGAGTGCATCTGATGACCAT ACTATCTGTCTGTGGGACATCAGCACGGTGCCAAAAGAGGGAAAGATAGTGGACGCCAAGACCATTTTCACTGGTCACACTGCTGTAGTGGAAGACGTGTCTTGGCATTTGCTGCACGAGTCACTGTTTGGGTCAGTCGCTGATGATCAGAAGCTAATGAT CTGGGACACACGGTCCAATAACACATCCAAACCCAGTCATGCAGTGGATGCCCACACTGCAGAGGTCAACTGCTTGTCATTTAACCCCTACAGCGAATTTATTCTGGCCACTGGTTCTGCTGACAAA ACTGTCGCATTGTGGGATCTGCGAAACCTCAAGCTGAAACTTCACTCTTTTGAGTCGCACAAAGACGAAATCTTCCAG GTTCAGTGGTCACCCCATAATGAGACCATCCTGGCTTCTAGCGGAACAGACAGGAGGCTCAATGTCTGGGACCTCAG TAAAATTGGTGAGGAACAATCACCAGAAGATGCAGAGGATGGTCCTCCAGAGCTATTG ttcatCCATGGAGGCCATACTGCTAAGATTTCAGACTTTTCCTGGAATCCGAATGAACCATGGGTGATTTGCTCGGTGTCTGAGGACAATATCATGCAAGTCTGGCAAATG